ATAACTCGAATACCAGATTGACTTTGTGTGAACTGATTTTTATTCATTAAATTATGATATGTTGTGTGGTCACTACTATACAAGATAATTCTAAAGACATGTTTTTGAGCCGGTTTATTCGTCGGTTTCCATTCTATCTTCGGTAGTATCTTGATTTCCAGCATCATTACCTTCAGCTTCGGCAGCAGCACCTGcatcctcttcttcatcttcatcatttcTGTTGGAGGAATTGGTCACGGAATCTAACTTGTCTAGCCACTGTTGAAcgtcttcgtcttcgtACACAGTGAAGTTTGTGTCTTTTCCAACCACACTGACAGAAgtattcttgaaagttAACTCCACGTCTTGGGATAAGGTGTCTCTCAAGGCATTCAAACCGTGCACTATCAACTCTTCCATTGATGCCGACTCACGaatcttttccaagtttttctCCAAATAAGTTCTAGCGGCTTGAGATCTTGCACCGATAGAAGCGCCATAATATTCCAATACCGATCCAGAAGGTTGGAATTCGTATAAATGGGAACCAGTTTCATCGTATCCAGAAACCAATAATCCAACACCATAAGGTCTGGATCCATACGATTGGGTGTTCTCTTGAGCTTTATCAGCAATGGACAAAACCGCAGAAGATGTCAGTAAAGGTCTGTTGAAAACTAACTTGGAATTCATTGCTTGTTTcctcaagaaattggtcaaCACCCTGGCATCTGGGGCCAATCCA
The sequence above is drawn from the Yamadazyma tenuis chromosome 3, complete sequence genome and encodes:
- the PRE5 gene encoding Proteasome subunit alpha type-6 (MEROPS:MER0000549; BUSCO:EOG09264441; EggNog:ENOG503NW5C; COG:O), with protein sequence MFRNNYDNDSVTYSPTGRLFQVEYALEAIKQGSAAVGVASKTHVVLVGLKRNAEELGSYQKKLIKIDNHMGVALAGLAPDARVLTNFLRKQAMNSKLVFNRPLSTSSAVLSIADKAQENTQSYGSRPYGVGLLVSGYDETGSHLYEFQPSGSVLEYYGASIGARSQAARTYLEKNLEKIRESASMEELIVHGLNALRDTLSQDVELTFKNTSVSVVGKDTNFTVYEDEDVQQWLDKLDSVTNSSNRNDEDEEEDAGAAAEAEGNDAGNQDTTEDRMETDE